From Tripterygium wilfordii isolate XIE 37 chromosome 16, ASM1340144v1, whole genome shotgun sequence, one genomic window encodes:
- the LOC119981193 gene encoding ras-related protein RABA5d-like: protein MSDDEGGEEYLFKIVIIGDSAVGKSNLLSRYARNEFNPHSKATIGVEFQTQSMEIDGKEVKAQIWDTAGQERFRAVTSAYYRGAVGALVVYDISRRNTFDNVGRWLDELKTHSNTTVAQMLVGNKRDLENIREVSIEEGASLAEAEGLFFMETSALDSTNVKKAFEMVIREIYSNVSRKVLNSDTYKAELSLNRVSLVNSDGSKQSKGYTSCCSR from the exons ATGTCAGACGACGAGGGAGGGGAGGAGTACCTTTTCAAGATCGTGATTATTGGTGACTCGGCCGTCGGAAAATCGAACTTGCTCTCGCGCTACGCCCGCAACGAGTTCAATCCGCACTCcaaagccaccataggagtggAATTCCAGACGCAGAGCATGGAAATTGATGGTAAGGAGGTGAAGGCTCAGATTTGGGACACTGCTGGCCAAGAGAGGTTCCGTGCCGTCACTTCTGCTTACTACAGAGGAGCTGTTGGCGCTCTCGTTGTTTATGATATCAGCCGCCGCAACACCTTCGATAACGTCGGCCGATGGCTCGATGAGCTCAAAA CTCATTCTAATACAACAGTGGCACAGATGCTGGTCGGTAACAAAAGAGATTTGGAGAATATCAGAGAAGTGAGTATCGAGGAAGGCGCGAGTCTCGCAGAAGCAGAAGGGTTGTTCTTCATGGAGACTTCTGCCCTAGATTCAACAAATGTCAAAAAGGCTTTCGAGATGGTTATTCGAGAGATTTATAGCAATGTGAGCAGAAAAGTCCTGAACTCAGATACTTATAAAGCTGAATTATCTCTCAACAGGGTAAGCCTTGTCAACAGTGACGGATCGAAGCAATCCAAAGGCTATACTTCTTGCTGTTCCAGGTGA